One Pullulanibacillus sp. KACC 23026 DNA segment encodes these proteins:
- a CDS encoding MBL fold metallo-hydrolase: MKIGNHVEALELSMNFSGTPSIIYPTAIWNDEGVTLFDTGVPGQLEAFKDALSKIGKSLSDVKQIVLTHQDIDHIGSLTELLKASEGKVQVYAHAEDIPYIEGDKPLIKYDPVRFESMFASLPEEVGAKMKAQFSQLQVNKVDHALADGEELSFLPGVKVVFTPGHTPGHISLYVESEKLLIAGDALVVDENGQLQGPREAVTPDMESAMQSVEKLTHLDIDKVLCYHGGLYTNNPVARLKEIVQSK, encoded by the coding sequence ATGAAAATTGGCAATCATGTTGAAGCCCTTGAGCTTTCTATGAATTTCTCTGGTACTCCCAGCATTATTTACCCTACTGCCATCTGGAATGATGAAGGTGTCACACTTTTTGATACAGGTGTACCCGGACAATTAGAGGCATTCAAAGATGCCCTCAGCAAAATTGGGAAATCTTTATCTGATGTTAAACAGATTGTTCTGACTCACCAAGATATCGACCATATCGGCAGTCTTACAGAGCTTTTAAAAGCTTCTGAGGGTAAGGTCCAAGTGTATGCACACGCTGAGGACATCCCTTACATAGAAGGAGACAAGCCTCTTATTAAATATGATCCCGTTCGCTTTGAAAGTATGTTTGCCTCACTGCCTGAAGAAGTGGGCGCAAAAATGAAAGCTCAGTTTTCTCAGCTTCAGGTAAATAAAGTCGATCACGCTCTTGCTGATGGCGAGGAACTCAGCTTCCTGCCAGGTGTCAAAGTGGTCTTCACCCCTGGCCATACGCCTGGTCATATCAGCCTTTATGTCGAATCAGAGAAACTTTTGATTGCCGGTGACGCCCTAGTTGTAGATGAGAACGGCCAGTTACAAGGTCCCCGCGAGGCTGTCACACCTGACATGGAATCGGCTATGCAGTCGGTTGAAAAATTAACTCATCTAGATATTGATAAAGTCCTTTGCTACCACGGTGGCCTTTATACGAACAACCCTGTTGCCCGTTTAAAGGAAATTGTTCAATCCAAATAA
- the proC gene encoding pyrroline-5-carboxylate reductase, with translation MGVTEVIESVGFIGCGKMAQAMIAGLVHSNQIHPSRIIGSARTQETLDEVKEAYNIETTFRNTTVAESVDCLILSVHPGGHEDVIQEIRTVIRPETIVITVAAGITMSQVEAYFNKAVKVVRTMPNTPTLVGEGMTAVSVNEQVTEDEKEAVISLLSHLGKVEVIPETQMDAIPAISGSSPAYVYMMIEAMADGGVRDGLSRDQAYRLAAQAVLGAAKMVLESGMHPGELKDKVCSPGGSTIAAVSTLEEEQFRGTILKAMASCTNRIQELKK, from the coding sequence ATGGGAGTGACCGAAGTGATAGAATCGGTTGGTTTTATTGGGTGTGGGAAAATGGCACAGGCCATGATTGCAGGGTTGGTTCATTCCAATCAAATTCATCCGAGCCGAATTATAGGGAGTGCCAGGACACAAGAAACGTTAGATGAGGTTAAAGAGGCCTACAATATAGAAACCACATTTAGGAATACAACGGTAGCTGAGTCCGTTGATTGTCTCATCCTATCTGTTCATCCAGGTGGGCATGAAGATGTCATCCAAGAGATCCGAACGGTTATTCGACCCGAAACCATCGTCATAACAGTAGCAGCCGGCATCACAATGAGTCAGGTTGAAGCCTATTTCAATAAAGCGGTTAAAGTGGTGCGGACTATGCCTAATACGCCTACTCTTGTGGGGGAAGGCATGACAGCCGTAAGTGTCAATGAACAAGTCACGGAGGATGAAAAAGAGGCAGTTATTAGCTTGTTATCGCATCTTGGAAAAGTAGAAGTTATTCCCGAAACTCAAATGGATGCCATACCGGCGATAAGCGGCTCCTCACCAGCTTACGTCTATATGATGATCGAGGCCATGGCCGATGGCGGCGTACGGGATGGACTCAGTCGTGACCAAGCTTATCGGTTAGCCGCACAAGCAGTACTCGGAGCTGCTAAAATGGTTCTCGAGTCAGGCATGCACCCAGGCGAATTGAAAGATAAGGTTTGCTCACCAGGAGGAAGCACGATCGCAGCTGTCTCGACCCTTGAAGAAGAACAATTCCGCGGAACCATCCTAAAAGCCATGGCCAGCTGCACCAACCGCATTCAGGAATTAAAGAAATGA